The following proteins come from a genomic window of Helicobacter canadensis MIT 98-5491:
- a CDS encoding flagellar basal body P-ring protein FlgI, which translates to MKKIIPLLFSLFLVTPIFAAKVSDLVNIVGVRDNQLIGYGLVVGLNGSGDKTTSTFTMQSISNMLESVNVKIDPNDIQSKNVAAVMVTAKLPPFARQGDTIDILVSSIGDAKSLEGGTLLLTPLSGLDGRIYAVAQGAVGIGGKNERGGSANHSLAATMPNGGIVEREVVYDLYNKVNATLSLKEANFQNAMRIQTRINETFGANPENKPIATAIDPRTIKLQRPENLSMVEFLARVQEIDVDYVREDKIIINEKTGTVIAGMGVEVSPVVVTHNNITIKVSNEATNDPEAVDMGSGAVFSPQQAMVTSPNNPTISSVTRALQRMGATPKDMIAIIETMKKAGAFNADLEII; encoded by the coding sequence ATGAAAAAAATAATACCTCTTCTTTTTAGTCTTTTTTTGGTTACTCCGATTTTTGCTGCCAAAGTGAGTGATTTAGTAAATATAGTTGGTGTAAGGGATAATCAGCTTATTGGTTATGGTTTGGTAGTTGGATTAAATGGAAGTGGGGATAAAACGACTTCTACTTTTACGATGCAATCTATTTCAAATATGTTAGAGAGTGTGAATGTTAAAATTGATCCTAATGATATACAATCCAAAAATGTCGCAGCAGTAATGGTAACCGCTAAGCTACCTCCTTTTGCTAGACAGGGGGATACAATTGATATTTTAGTCTCTAGTATTGGCGATGCCAAATCGCTTGAAGGGGGGACTTTGCTTTTAACTCCACTAAGTGGATTAGATGGTAGAATCTATGCAGTAGCTCAAGGAGCAGTAGGGATTGGAGGAAAAAATGAAAGGGGAGGAAGTGCTAATCATTCTCTTGCAGCAACAATGCCAAATGGAGGGATTGTTGAGAGAGAAGTCGTGTATGACTTGTATAACAAAGTCAATGCAACTTTAAGTCTAAAAGAAGCTAATTTCCAAAATGCTATGCGGATTCAAACACGAATTAATGAGACTTTTGGTGCTAATCCTGAAAATAAGCCTATTGCTACAGCCATTGATCCACGAACTATCAAACTCCAAAGACCGGAAAATTTAAGTATGGTGGAATTTTTGGCACGCGTTCAAGAAATTGATGTGGATTATGTTAGGGAGGATAAAATTATTATTAATGAAAAAACTGGGACGGTTATTGCGGGAATGGGAGTTGAAGTTTCTCCTGTGGTGGTAACACACAATAATATTACTATTAAAGTTTCTAATGAAGCCACCAATGATCCAGAAGCAGTGGATATGGGATCAGGAGCAGTCTTTAGCCCACAACAAGCAATGGTTACAAGCCCTAATAATCCAACAATTTCAAGTGTTACAAGAGCATTGCAAAGAATGGGTGCTACCCCAAAAGATATGATTGCTATTATTGAGACAATGAAAAAAGCCGGTGCTTTTAATGCGGATTTAGAGATTATCTAA
- a CDS encoding rod-binding protein, producing MEINFNHLNGYSKDILDAAKQAPTIQKTDDDTRLREQTDAFEALIIKNMLDTALKMDDSLYPKAPGHDIYESMYRDTLSESLSGSFGFSDLLFDYLKDLQSKQGSK from the coding sequence ATGGAAATCAATTTTAATCATTTAAATGGATACTCTAAGGATATTTTAGATGCAGCAAAGCAGGCTCCGACTATCCAAAAAACCGATGATGATACGCGATTGAGGGAACAAACGGATGCTTTTGAAGCATTGATTATTAAAAATATGCTTGATACGGCTTTAAAAATGGATGATTCTTTGTATCCAAAAGCCCCAGGACACGATATTTATGAATCAATGTATCGCGATACTTTATCAGAGAGTTTAAGTGGGAGCTTTGGTTTTAGTGATTTACTTTTTGATTATTTAAAAGATTTACAAAGCAAACAAGGAAGCAAGTGA
- a CDS encoding sensor histidine kinase, with product MIDQNLLESLSSSDKESFAKGLKELITQTYEVEKEFVELKALFEEVLDILPTAVWVLEQGGEIFYQNSLASEIPELLEAFDLQKTKRQEIELDSKVYLVQTNQKLNKIIISATDITSEKRRERLASMGQISAHLAHEIRNPVGSVALLASTLLKRVDIKNKTLVLEIKKSIWRVERIIKATLLFSKGVHIQKSEIDPQKLQDELQESLNYYTYSKNIHFAFDLNGEFFEADFDLLCIVLQNFLFNAIDAIEEGEEEEGVVEISYQKTDKEAVFRIFDNGKPIENPQILFEPFKSTKLKGNGLGLALSLQIIQAHEGSIELLAGNKKGFEIILPQSV from the coding sequence GTGATTGATCAAAATTTACTTGAATCGCTAAGCAGTAGCGATAAAGAATCGTTTGCTAAGGGTTTAAAGGAGCTTATCACTCAAACTTATGAAGTTGAAAAAGAATTTGTTGAGCTCAAAGCACTTTTTGAAGAAGTCCTTGATATTTTGCCAACTGCTGTTTGGGTTTTGGAGCAGGGGGGTGAGATTTTTTATCAAAATAGTCTTGCATCAGAAATCCCAGAGCTTTTAGAGGCATTTGATTTGCAGAAGACTAAGCGTCAAGAAATTGAGCTAGATTCAAAAGTTTATTTGGTGCAAACCAACCAAAAACTAAATAAGATTATTATTTCTGCTACCGATATTACAAGTGAAAAGCGACGCGAAAGATTAGCTTCTATGGGGCAGATTTCTGCGCATCTAGCACACGAAATTCGCAATCCTGTTGGTTCTGTAGCACTACTTGCTTCCACACTCTTAAAGCGAGTAGATATTAAAAATAAAACTTTGGTTTTGGAAATTAAAAAATCAATTTGGAGAGTGGAGAGAATCATTAAAGCAACTTTACTTTTTTCAAAAGGGGTGCATATCCAAAAAAGTGAAATTGATCCCCAAAAATTGCAAGATGAATTGCAAGAATCTTTGAATTACTATACTTATTCTAAAAATATTCATTTTGCTTTTGATTTGAATGGAGAATTTTTTGAGGCGGATTTTGATTTACTTTGTATTGTCTTGCAAAATTTTCTTTTTAATGCCATTGATGCCATTGAAGAGGGTGAAGAGGAAGAAGGAGTGGTGGAAATAAGTTATCAAAAAACAGACAAGGAAGCAGTCTTTAGAATCTTTGATAATGGCAAACCCATAGAGAATCCGCAAATACTCTTTGAGCCTTTTAAAAGCACTAAACTTAAGGGGAATGGCTTAGGACTTGCTTTGTCTTTGCAGATTATTCAAGCACACGAAGGCAGCATTGAATTATTAGCAGGAAATAAAAAAGGTTTTGAGATTATTTTGCCACAAAGTGTTTAA
- a CDS encoding phosphoglycerate kinase, with protein sequence MSKNIQLMQNVKSIREVDIKGKRVLIRVDFNVPMDDELNISDDSRIREAIPTINYCIDNGAKSIILVSHLGRPKGKSDEFSLKHVLKRLERLLAKDVVFVESLENAQVTLNTLVDGSIVLLENIRFYEGEEKNDSVLSQKLANLCDVYVNDAFGTSHRKHSSTYGIAEYAKEKVAGLLLKKEIDSFAVALSNPLRPLLLIVGGSKVSSKLTLLKSILEVVDKIIIGGAMSNTFLKAIGYDTKSSLVENDLLEEAKDILRSAKEKGVKVYLPVDVVATDNVKDPKEIKITPAQDIPDGLMVVDIGPATVKLFNEVIRVSETIIWNGPLGVYEQQKFSRGTFSIAHTIADTYAYSVIGGGDTADAVDKAGNKDSMSFTSTGGGASLELLEGVVLPAFEVLDKKGC encoded by the coding sequence ATGAGTAAAAATATCCAATTAATGCAAAATGTAAAGAGTATTCGCGAAGTTGATATTAAAGGCAAGCGAGTTTTGATTCGCGTGGATTTTAATGTGCCTATGGATGATGAATTGAATATTAGCGATGATTCAAGAATTAGAGAAGCGATTCCAACTATTAATTATTGCATTGATAATGGTGCAAAATCCATTATTCTTGTAAGTCATCTTGGCAGACCAAAAGGCAAGAGTGATGAGTTTTCATTGAAGCATGTTCTAAAAAGACTAGAAAGGCTACTTGCTAAAGATGTTGTTTTTGTGGAGAGTTTAGAAAACGCACAAGTAACTTTAAATACTTTGGTTGATGGAAGCATTGTGTTATTGGAAAATATCCGTTTCTATGAGGGTGAAGAGAAAAATGATTCAGTGCTTTCTCAAAAATTAGCTAATTTATGTGATGTGTATGTGAATGATGCCTTTGGAACTTCACATAGAAAACATTCTTCAACTTATGGAATTGCTGAATATGCCAAAGAAAAAGTAGCGGGATTGTTACTTAAAAAAGAAATCGATTCTTTTGCGGTTGCTTTGTCTAATCCTTTGCGTCCTTTGTTGTTAATTGTTGGAGGTTCTAAGGTTTCTTCAAAATTAACGCTATTAAAATCTATTTTGGAAGTGGTTGATAAAATTATTATTGGTGGAGCGATGAGCAACACTTTTTTAAAGGCAATTGGCTATGACACTAAAAGTTCTTTAGTAGAAAATGATTTGCTAGAAGAGGCAAAAGATATTTTAAGAAGTGCAAAAGAAAAGGGTGTTAAAGTTTATTTGCCTGTGGATGTTGTGGCAACAGATAATGTAAAAGATCCTAAAGAGATAAAAATCACTCCAGCTCAAGATATTCCAGATGGATTAATGGTAGTAGATATTGGTCCTGCTACGGTGAAGCTTTTTAATGAAGTCATACGAGTGAGTGAGACTATTATTTGGAATGGACCTTTGGGGGTTTATGAGCAACAAAAATTTTCAAGAGGAACTTTTAGCATTGCACACACTATTGCTGATACTTATGCTTATAGCGTGATTGGTGGTGGAGACACCGCAGATGCAGTTGATAAAGCAGGAAATAAAGATAGTATGAGTTTCACTTCCACAGGTGGAGGAGCTAGTTTAGAGTTATTAGAGGGTGTAGTCTTACCGGCTTTTGAAGTGTTAGATAAGAAAGGTTGCTGA
- the corA gene encoding magnesium/cobalt transporter CorA: MLNLFTKRNGMVVRETIASVKNIEIDADILWIDLLHPNAEEIAYISKTYLLDIPTKEEREEIEESARYWEDSETVTINTYFLTRPNEEKIFHNETITFLITHNILFTVRYSEFKVFDEIQQRVLASPKHFEDGFDLISKIFELRVEKDADMLEGIAKETRLLRRLVVFDKQLGDEVLEKLSILQEMHLSLRDSLFDKRLAITALLRTNKADSEVKKDLGIVLKDINSLVEFTNVNMNILDNIQTLFASQINIEQNKIIKIFTVVTVAMMPPTLIATIYGMNFKHMPELEWAYSYPIVLAVMIVSTILPLLYFKKKKWL, encoded by the coding sequence ATGCTGAATCTTTTTACTAAACGCAATGGAATGGTTGTTCGAGAAACCATTGCATCTGTAAAAAATATTGAAATTGATGCAGATATTTTATGGATCGATCTTTTGCATCCCAATGCAGAAGAGATCGCTTATATTTCTAAAACTTATCTTTTAGACATACCTACCAAAGAAGAAAGAGAAGAAATTGAAGAATCAGCAAGGTATTGGGAAGATAGTGAAACAGTTACGATTAATACTTACTTCCTTACACGCCCTAATGAAGAAAAAATTTTTCATAATGAAACTATTACTTTTCTCATTACGCACAACATTCTTTTTACGGTGCGTTATAGTGAATTTAAAGTTTTTGATGAAATTCAACAGCGTGTTTTGGCAAGTCCAAAACATTTTGAAGATGGCTTTGATTTAATTTCAAAAATTTTTGAATTGCGTGTTGAAAAAGATGCAGATATGCTTGAGGGAATTGCAAAAGAGACAAGGTTATTGAGGCGTTTGGTTGTTTTTGATAAGCAGCTAGGTGATGAGGTTTTAGAGAAGCTTTCTATTTTGCAAGAAATGCATTTGAGTTTGAGAGATAGTTTGTTTGATAAGAGACTTGCAATTACGGCATTGCTTAGGACTAATAAAGCTGATAGCGAAGTTAAAAAGGATTTGGGAATTGTTTTAAAAGATATTAATTCATTGGTAGAATTTACTAATGTCAATATGAATATTTTAGATAATATTCAAACACTTTTTGCTAGTCAAATTAATATTGAGCAAAATAAAATTATCAAAATTTTCACCGTGGTAACTGTGGCTATGATGCCTCCAACGCTTATTGCAACAATCTATGGAATGAATTTTAAACATATGCCGGAGTTAGAATGGGCTTATTCTTATCCAATTGTGCTTGCGGTAATGATTGTTTCAACTATTTTACCACTGCTCTACTTTAAAAAGAAAAAATGGCTTTAG